CCGGGCGGATCCCCGTCCGGCGGCACGCCGAGCTCCCAGTCCAGCCCGTACCGCTGGAACAGCTCCGCGCGCAGCCGGACCAGCGGCATCGGCGCGCCGGGCAGCAGCAGCGCGAACACCGTGCCCATCAACAGGGCGCGCAGCAGCGGGTACTCCGTGTCCGGATCGGTCGTGCCGTAGCGCAGCATCGCGCCCCTCAGCACCCCGGCCAACTGCTGCTGCTCGGGGCACCGCACGAAGCCCTCCGCCTGGAGGATGCCCGCCATGTGCGTGCGCATCAGCACCGGATGGTCGAGCGCCAGCCCCAGTACGGCGTCCACCGCGCGCGCCAGGACCTCCCGCCCGTCGTCCGTCGCGGGCTCGCGGTCGATCGCCGCGCGGATCGTACGGTGCATCAGCCGGTGCACCGCGGACTGGAGCAACTGCCGCTTGCCGGGGAAGTAGTAAGACACCAGCCCCCGTGCGGAACCGGCCCGGTCCGCGATGGCGCCCAGCGTCGTCGCCTCGTAGCCGCGCTCCCCGACCAGCTCCACGGTCGCCTGGAGAATCCGCTCACGGGAGCGTCTGCGCAATTCCTCGTTGACCGATGCGCTGCGCGGGGACATCCTGTAACTCCTGCGTTGACTGGCTCCGAGCCAATATACTCAGTGCGGTTCGTGCACACCCCTTGCCGGGTGCGCGCGGCACGGCTGCCCGCCTCGGGCGACGCGGGGGATCGTCCGAGGCGGGCAGCGCCGTGCCGGCAGCACCTCACGGGCGGGTGCCGCACGGATCCAGCAGGTCCAGTACGGGCCGCAGGCCGTCCGGCCGCTCCGCCGCCGGGAGATGGTCCACGAAATGGACCGCGCAGCCCAGCGCGGCGGCCCCGCCGTCCGCGTGCCGACTGTCGCCCACCATCAGCGTGTGCGCCGGTTCCTGCCCCAGTGCCGCGCACGCCGTGCGGAAGAGCCGGGGGTCGGGCTTCTGGACTCCGTACTCGTACGACAGCACGTACGCGTCGACGAACCGGTCCAGGTCGTGCGCCCGGAACACCGGACGCAGGTCCCAGCCGATGTTGCTCACCACAGCCACCGGAATCCCCCGCGCCCGCAGCGCGCCCAGCACCTCCGCCGTGTCCGGGTACGGCTGCCACGCCTCCGGCAGCATGTGGCGTGCGTACAGCGCGTCGTGGAGGGCGTCGTCGGGCAGCGCGACCTGCCGTGACAGACCCGTGTACGCCGAGCGGTGCAGCTCCGCGCTCTCGTCGCGCGTCGCCCACAGACCGGCGACCGCGGGCGGAACCGACAGGGGGTCGGCGCCGCCGGGCAGCGCACCCGCCCGCTCCAGCAGGTCGGCGTAGTGCCTCAACTCCTCGACGGTGTGCGGCGACGAGGGCCCGCCGAGCACGGCGTCCACCCAGGAACGGGTCGATTCGATGCGCAACAGGGTGCCGGAGAAGTCGAAGAGCACGGCTTTGATCGTCATGCCGGAGAGCATCCCCGCCGTGCCTGGAGGTACGCGTACCACCGGACAGCCCCCAGCACCACCGCCACGCCCAGCAGCCAGCCGCCGAGTACGTCCGAGAACCAGTGCACCCCCAGGTACAGGCGGGTGAACCCGACACCCAGCACCGACACCACCGCCACCACCAGCAGCGCCGCTCGCGCCGCGCGGGACGCGGTGAACCGGGCCAACAGCCACAGCAGCAGACTGAAAGTGACCGCCGCTGTCATCGCATGACCGGAAGGGAACGCAGCGTACTGAGCGGAATCGACCGGATCGGGCCACTGCGGACGTTCTTTCCCGACAGCGGCCTTGAGCACCTGCTGTACGAGGGCTCCGAGAGCACTCGTCACCGCGATGGCCACGGCGAGCGTGCGCTCCCCGTGCACCAGCAGCCAGAAGAACACCACCGCGATCACC
The sequence above is a segment of the Streptomyces sp. NBC_00237 genome. Coding sequences within it:
- a CDS encoding HAD family hydrolase, translated to MKAVLFDFSGTLLRIESTRSWVDAVLGGPSSPHTVEELRHYADLLERAGALPGGADPLSVPPAVAGLWATRDESAELHRSAYTGLSRQVALPDDALHDALYARHMLPEAWQPYPDTAEVLGALRARGIPVAVVSNIGWDLRPVFRAHDLDRFVDAYVLSYEYGVQKPDPRLFRTACAALGQEPAHTLMVGDSRHADGGAAALGCAVHFVDHLPAAERPDGLRPVLDLLDPCGTRP
- a CDS encoding TetR/AcrR family transcriptional regulator produces the protein MSPRSASVNEELRRRSRERILQATVELVGERGYEATTLGAIADRAGSARGLVSYYFPGKRQLLQSAVHRLMHRTIRAAIDREPATDDGREVLARAVDAVLGLALDHPVLMRTHMAGILQAEGFVRCPEQQQLAGVLRGAMLRYGTTDPDTEYPLLRALLMGTVFALLLPGAPMPLVRLRAELFQRYGLDWELGVPPDGDPPGGTATGATNG
- a CDS encoding phosphatase PAP2 family protein; the encoded protein is MSSPAPLPSSLPPSRPPVLLACALLTAVFAVLLVLVAVEWGPLVALDDDIANGLHRWAIDDPATTRVMRVLSDWVWDPWAMRAVIAVVFFWLLVHGERTLAVAIAVTSALGALVQQVLKAAVGKERPQWPDPVDSAQYAAFPSGHAMTAAVTFSLLLWLLARFTASRAARAALLVVAVVSVLGVGFTRLYLGVHWFSDVLGGWLLGVAVVLGAVRWYAYLQARRGCSPA